A section of the Scylla paramamosain isolate STU-SP2022 chromosome 33, ASM3559412v1, whole genome shotgun sequence genome encodes:
- the LOC135089458 gene encoding G2/mitotic-specific cyclin-B2-like, whose amino-acid sequence MQGDQPQADESRAAAKYPLPAQPPGPGPGTGAASDPDPHPPHITVQAPAVVLVAQSAADLKRYASLSEQDCYDVPAKSLYTHAKRLCRIRPRPRLSQHASAEQTVRRMQTLRSGLGQRRLQECAVQDRWVVLPRPKRMTKRVSGIKTPHPYQRRRKTLIQRHLLQVPDNRQLSKNVNLRTRQRHYAILAAAYEQDVMTYLLEVEKRHLRTRNYLTAHPSVSQRTRAILVDWLIQVQSYLGMSRETLYQAVAMVDRVLEECCIPVQRVQLLAVTCLLIASKLEEQQPVQTAELLHLTLNSYKHEELLALERRVLQVLNFNLTYADPTVFLCYFLYLTCNTQDQTVNDCCGFLMEVVMVESWPLETRPSLLAAAALHGALMVVYGTLAASAVPLLMPKYFNLKEEDIVATSLRLLEALTNRFNLPFQGAESKYASESRHRALARHPRLQPLHLVSVADKVRASLIHLRGENTVIRSRQHGWCQDPPQCLAAAAPSPAGNAVQQSGVTAVEEQPFSNYKEDDNLLVPRMEEG is encoded by the exons ATGCAAGGCGATCAACCTCAGGCTGACGAATCTCGTGCAGCTGCCAAATATCCGCTGCCCGCCCAGCCTCCTGGACCAGGTCCGGGTACAGGTGCTGCCTCGGATCCTGATCCACATCCACCACACATCACAGTCCAAGCCCCAGCAGTGGTCCTCGTCGCTCAGTCTGCAGCTGATTTAAAGCGTTATGCCAGCTTGTCTGAACAAGACTGTTATGATGTACCAGCCAAGAGTCTTTACACACATGCTAAACGACTCTGCCGCATTCGCCCCAGGCCGAGGCTGTCCCAGCATGCCTCGGCAGAACAGACGGTCAGGAGAATGCAGACTCTGCGAAGTGGCCTGGGTCAGCGTAGGTTACAGGAGTGTGCTGTGCAGGACAGATGGGTGGTGCTGCCCCGGCCCAAGAGAATGACCAAAAGGGTGAGCGGGATCAAGACACCACATCCTTACCAGAGACGAAGGAAGACTCTCATCCAGCGGCACTTACTGCAGGTACCAG ACAACCGACAGCTctccaaaaacgtgaatttaaGGACCAGACAGCGTCACTATGCCATCCTCGCTGCCGCCTACGAACAA GACGTGATGACTTACCTGCTGGAGGTGGAGAAAAGGCACCTGAGGACCCGTAACTACCTGACGGCGCACCCCTCAGTGAGCCAGCGGACCCGCGCCATCCTAGTGGACTGGCTCATTCAAGTGCAG AGCTACTTGGGGATGTCCCGTGAGACGCTGTACCAAGCCGTGGCAATGGTGGACCGGGTGTTGGAGGAGTGCTGCATCCCGGTGCAGCGCGTGCAGCTCCTGGCTGTGACCTGCCTCCTCATTGCCTCCAAGCTCGAGGAGCAACAACCCGTACAG ACAGCCGAGTTGCTTCATCTCACCCTCAACTCGTACAAACACGAGGAGCTGCTGGCATTGGAGCGGCGGGTGCTGCAAGTTTTGAACTTCAATCTGACTTATGCTGACCCAACTGTCTTCCTTTGCTACTTCCTTTACCTTACGTGCAACACACAAGATCAGACG GTAAATGACTGCTGTGGCTTCctgatggaggtggtgatggtggagtcCTGGCCGCTGGAAACTCGGCCGTCGCTCCTGGCCGCAGCAGCCTTGCATGGCGCCCTTATGGTAGTTTACGGAACCTTGGCTGCATCAGCTGTTCCTCTTCTCATGCCCAAGTATTTCAA cctgaaggaggaggatatcgTGGCCACCAGTCTACGGCTGTTGGAGGCTCTCACCAATCGTTTCAACCTTCCATTCCAA GGGGCCGAGAGTAAGTACGCCAGCGAGTCCCGTCACCGCGCCCTTGCCCGCCACCCACGCCTCCAGCCTCTCCACCTGGTCTCCGTGGCGGACAAAGTAAGGGCCAGTCTCATCCACTTACGTGGAGAAAATACTGTGATAAGGAGCAGGCAGCACGGCTGGTGCCAAGACCCGCCGCAGTGTCTGGCCGCAGCCGCCCCTTCCCCTGCAGGAAACGCCGTGCAGCAGTCAGGCGTCACTGCCGTTGAGGAGCAACCTTTTTCGAATTATAAAGAGGATGACAACCTACTCGTGCCAAGAATGGAGGAAGGTTGA